CCAGAGATCCGCCTTCGCCACCGGTGTTCCTCCTGATATCTGCGCATTTCACCGCTACACCAGGAATTCCGATCTCCCCTACCACACTCTAGCCTGCCCGTATCGGATGCAGACCCGGGGTTAAGCCCCGGGCTTTCACACCCGACGTGACAAGCCGCCTACGAGCTCTTTACGCCCAATAATTCCGGACAACGCTTGCGCCCTACGTATTACCGCGGCTGCTGGCACGTAGTTAGCCGGCGCTTCTTCTGCAGGTACCGTCACTTTCGCTTCTTCCCTGCTGAAAGAGGTTTACAACCCGAAGGCCGTCATCCCTCACGCGGCGTCGCTGCATCAGGCTTTCGCCCATTGTGCAATATTCCCCACTGCTGCCTCCCGTAGGAGTCTGGGCCGTGTCTCAGTCCCAGTGTGGCCGGTCGCCCTCTCAGGCCGGCTACCCGTCGTCGCCTTGGTAGGCCATTACCCCACCAACAAGCTGATAGGCCGCGGGCTCATCCTTCACCGCCGGAGCTTTCCACCGCAGGAGATGCCTCCCGCAGTCGTATCCGGTATTAGACCCCGTTTCCAGGGCTTGTCCCAGAGTGAAGGGCAGATTGCCCACGTGTTACTCACCCGTTCGCCACTAATCCACCCCGAAGGGCTTCATCGTTCGACTTGCATGTGTTAAGCACGCCGCCAGCGTTCGTCCTGAGCCAGGATCAAACTCTCCGTGAATGTTTACCCGTAATCGGGTCAGACACTCGCGTTGAGCGGGACAGTCATGCCGGAATATGGCCGACCGTCCACAGCGTCCTCGCTGTAGTGTGCCACCCCGAGGGGTGGACTTTTTCAAAGGAACCTCGACCATCCGAAGATGGACGGGGTATCAACTAATCTGGCGTTGATTTTTGGCACGCTGTTGAGTTCTCAAGGTGCGGACGCTTCCTTCGTTCCTGTTTCCAGGCCCTCCGGGCGCTTCCTTCGTTTCCGACTCTATCAGATCTTTCCGATCCGATTTCCTCGGTGCTTTCCGGTCCCTTTTGCTTTCGCTCCGGGCCCTTCCGGCGGTTTCGACTTTATCAGATTCATTTCGGCCGACCTAATCGGTGGCTTTCGTGATTCGAATAAGAATCGGGGTGACTCCGTGGAATCAAATCCCTGCCGGAGTGAGTGAGACTCTACCCGGTCACTGCCGAACTGTCCAGTTCTAGGCAACCGTTTGAATCTACCTCCCCACGAGCCCCGTGTCAACGGGTTTCGCGAGCACCGGAGGAGACTAGCAGCTCAGGAGGGGTCGACGCACATCAGGCGGCGGTGGGGAGCGCGGCGCTGCGGTCGGGCTCCTCCAGGTCGCCGATGTCGCCGGCCCGGGCGGCGCGGCCGCCGAGGACGTACACGTACGCGAGGAAGGCCAGCTCGGCGGCGATGCCGATGGCGATGCGGGCCCAGGTGGGGAGGCCCGAGGGGGTGACGAAGCCTTCGAGCAGGCCCGAGACGAAGAGGACCAGGGCCAGGCCGATGGCCATGCCGACGGCCGACCGGCCCTGTTCCGCCAGGGCGGCGCGGCGGGTTCTGGGGCCCGGGTCGATGACGGTCCAGCCGAGCCGGAGGCCCGTACCGGCGGCCACGAAGACAGCGGTCAGTTCGAGCAGGCCGTGCGGCAGGATCAGGCCGAGGAAGACGTCGAGGCGGCCGGCGGAGGACATGAGGCCGAGGCCGACGCCCAGGTTCAGCATGTTCAGGAAGAGGATCCAGAGGACCGGGATGCCCAGGAAGGCGCCCAGGACCAGACACATGGCAGCGGCCTGGGCGTTGTTCGTCCAGACCTGCGCCGCGAAGGACGCCGCCGGGTGGCTGGAGTAGTACGTCTCGTACTGGCCGCCGGGGCGGGTCATCTCGCGGAGGTCGGTGGAGGCGCCGATCGAGGCCTGGACCTCCGGATGCGTGCCGATCCACCAGCCGATGAGGACCGCGAGCAGGGTGGAGAGGACGGCCGTGGGGATCCACCAGTGGCGTGAGCGGTAGACCGCGGCGGGGAAGCCGGCCGTGAGGAAGCGGATCGCGTCGCGCCAGGAGGAGCGGCGGGTGCCGGTGACGGTGGCGCGGGCGCGGGCCACGAGCTGGGTGAGCCGGGCCGTGAGCATGGGGTCCGGGGCGCTGGACTGGACGATCGAGAGGTGGGTGGCCGTGCGCTGGTACAGCGCGACGAGCTCGTCGGCCTCGGCGCCGGTGAGCCTGTTGCCCTGGCGCAGAAGGTGGTCGAGGCGTTCCCACTCGGCGCGGTGGGCGGTCACGTAGACGTCGAGGTCCATGATCGGCTGCTGCTCCAGGCACTGGCTGCGGACGGGTCCGTACTACTGCGGCGCGCTGCGGGTCAGCTTGGCAGACTGGCGTTCGGAGGGGTCGGGAAGGTCGGAGAAGGGTGGGTGCCGTGAGTGGGTTGGTGACGGGAGACGCCGTCGTACTGGGGTTGCAGCCGGCGCGGCTGCCGAGTCGGGCGCTCGCGGTGCTCATCGATCTGGTCGTGGTGTGGGCCGCGTATCTGCTGATCTCGCTCGGGCTCGCGGTCGCGACGGCCTCGCTGGACGAGGCCGCGGTCATGGCGGTGTCGATCGCGTCCTTCCTGCTGGTGCTCGTGGGGGCGCCGATCGCTGTGGAGACGCTGTCGCACGGGCGGTCGCTGGGGAAGATGGCCTGTGGGCTGCGGGTGGTGCGGGACGACGGGGGGCCGATCCGGTTCCGCCACGCGCTGGTGCGGGGCGCGATGGGGGTCGTGGAGATCCTGATGACCTTCG
This is a stretch of genomic DNA from Streptomyces sp. R44. It encodes these proteins:
- a CDS encoding stage II sporulation protein M, with the translated sequence MDLDVYVTAHRAEWERLDHLLRQGNRLTGAEADELVALYQRTATHLSIVQSSAPDPMLTARLTQLVARARATVTGTRRSSWRDAIRFLTAGFPAAVYRSRHWWIPTAVLSTLLAVLIGWWIGTHPEVQASIGASTDLREMTRPGGQYETYYSSHPAASFAAQVWTNNAQAAAMCLVLGAFLGIPVLWILFLNMLNLGVGLGLMSSAGRLDVFLGLILPHGLLELTAVFVAAGTGLRLGWTVIDPGPRTRRAALAEQGRSAVGMAIGLALVLFVSGLLEGFVTPSGLPTWARIAIGIAAELAFLAYVYVLGGRAARAGDIGDLEEPDRSAALPTAA